A stretch of DNA from Danio rerio strain Tuebingen ecotype United States chromosome 10, GRCz12tu, whole genome shotgun sequence:
AATGGGCTCtgtgcacagctagagttttaaagtcaAAGATAAACTTCCTGTGAAAGCTAAATGTGACTATTTTCTATTtgacaaggttgtttttacagcatcgatgttgtaatgtaatttcaaTACATTCAGgtaaatagacttaagcaattatttagttgttcaagcgtaaaatgcGATGAAAGACCATGTAACCACTGGAGCTCACAACagcaacaggctagcgcagaaatttcattgaaaatactgaggtaaaataagcATGTCATtaattctcttgtcggcttagtcccttattaatccgaggtcgccacagcggaattaactgccaacctatccagcaagtttttacgcagccgaggttctaaccagcgacccagcgaccttcttgctgtgaggcgacagcactacctactccgccactgcctcacctaagtatgtcatatttatattattttaagacaTGTCAgagggaaatggaatttaatgcagtgcttcttgtccgatctgagacccacttcatattgtatTTCTAACAGGCAGAGaagattacttatttttaaatgtgacaattttgtaatggaaagaaagCTTACTGGAAGCCattgggctggctggctgaaaattaaaattctgtgtgcatatagcctatTACTTAATTAATATCCTAAGACACTTTATTgaattttgttaatttaaatttTCCAAATGCCGCAAAAAAATTTACATGAATAACATGTGACCCATGAAAGTCctttaaaaaagcataaaaacacatTGGGATTGCATCAGCAACAGTAAGTCTTTTGGGCTAAGAGGAATTCCTTGCTTAATGTAAAATTCAGATTAGCTACAAAGTAAACCACTATGATTAAAAGgttgagacaaaaaaaaactatcattttAAAGCAGTTATAGAAGAATAGAGATTGTTTTTTAAACAAGACGTTATTATTCTCAGTTATATATGAGTGGGGTGTAAAACTATGTTTAAATATGAGGGACCAAGCTAATAACATTTGCctatgaaaatggaaaaaaaattatgggGATTTCTCGAATATTTTAGAATAACAGATAGAGCCTACCCCAAATAACTACCTAAGCCATTTGACTCAAGACAACCGGGCCAGAAGCTCCTCCTCCAAATGAACAGATGCTTACGTGAAGTGTCGCGAGATTTCATGAGTCGCCATTTTAGTTTATCTCAGTGTCGTTGCGAGCGCGTTTCTCCTACATTGGCTCGACAACGgctgaagttaaaacatttttatgtcTTGTTAAATCGGTTTATTCGCATTTTTTCAAGACCAGTCGACACTTAAAGACATCAGTGTACAATTTAAGGTAAGTTGCTTCGCCTTTGAACGAAGGTAAATGTATTTTTGTCTGCGTTAGAAAACTGCTTTGTCACGCAGGTCAAAGCGCGGTGCTGCGGCCTGTTCGCAAAATCACTGCTAAATTAAATTCTATTCAATATATTACTATACAAAATTATAACGTTTGCTGTGTAGTTTATTATGGTAAGTGTAAGTCGGTGTGTTGAATTACACTAAACTAAGTACATTACCGTAATCTCGATTTTTATGCTATTGTCTGTTAATCGTGAAAGAGCAAACTATTTTGACGTGTTTccactaacgttaacgttaatttGTTCAAAGCAAGCTTTTGTGTCAAGTTTTACACTTTGAACATAAGTATTTAAAATCCCTATTACTTTCTGGTGTCCAATAACTTTAGGAAAGGAAATATTTCGTTAGGTTGAGCAGccttgattattttttaaattacatttaacgtTAAAGTCAAAGAAAAGGGTGATTTGATAATTTCTCTTCCTCTGAAAAATATGGTTTGAATACTAGTTCGTGTGTGAAGACAGTGTAGTATGTTGATATTACTAAATTTTGTTAATTTGAGTGCAAGTTAaccaaattgctgtaatttaaaaatttttttgttaACTAACGTAACTTATTTTATCTCTTTATAGTGTTCTCAATATCCTGAAACACGAACATGATCACCAGAAAAAGAGGAAGAAGCAGCATTAACACAAATACCACATGTTCAAGCACTTCCCATGAGACTGTTGACGCTTCAAAAACCAGTAGTGCAAGTGAAACAAACACGCACACCTCTCCAGAAAGCGACACCAACGATTGGGGCTTGGATGATCTGCTTGGCTCCGAGTTCAACTGGGACCTGGACAAGGATATGCTTGAAGCTTTCAGCAGCTTTGAATCGCAGACATCAGTCTACAATGAAACAATCCAAAGTGCAGAGCTTGATGTTTCCGCATCACGTATGGTCCAGAGGTCAAAACTACTAGACGTCTCCGGCCGGATCATCAACAAGAACGCCATAGCTGCAAGGATAAACCGATTAAAGAAGAAAGAATACGTCAGTGGCTTGGAGCAGAGAGTTGGCTCTTTGACTACAGAAAACCGCGTGCTCAAGCAGGAAAACGGAAATCTCAACAAGAGAGTGGAAGAGTTGGAGAATGAAACTAGGTACTTGAGAGCCGTGTTGGCTAATGAGAGCATGCTGGCTCAGCTGTTGTCTAGATTGAGCGGTGTGAACGGCATGAAATTTTCTACCTCGCTTTTCCAGGAACCCAATGAGAACGACCACGATTATGCCATGCCGATGAAGAGGGTGAAGGTGGAAGACAAAGAAACTGCAGGTGGCGTCTGCCTGCATGTGGACAAAGACCATGTCTCGGTGGAATTCTGCACCAAGTGTGCAGAGAGTTCAAGCTTGTCACATAAAATGTAGGGTCAAGTATTTTACCTTTTCACCGTTTCCAAGACTGAACTTTACACAAGATGTAAATGAGGGGACATGACGACAGTAGTCGTCAAAGATAGTTAACTGTTTAAATATGCAGAGCTTGAATAGCATGTCTGTTGAACTTGCTTTCAATACAAGTTACTGCTAAACTTGTTGACAGTTTTCTTCTAGGTGCTTGGTCCGCCCATGCTGAACGACCGGGTCACAGAACATCCATGACTGCTGAAATCCATGGTAAGGATCAAGATATTGAAGACTGCACAGAACTGGTTAACTCCTAAGATGAAGACAGTGCTTTTTGCCAGTTCACGGCACAATATCAACTGTAAATAAGcttaaatttagcttttttttttttcatttgttttgtttagatttatttacagaaagagaaaaaaaacattgttttgagtTGTATACATGGATGTTTATTGGAATACACAATCATATTATGTAATTGCAGATAAAATAGACAGGGAAttaagtgaataaaaaaaaagtataaaatataagTTGGTGATGTTTCACAAAGGGCTTTCATCTATAATATTAACAACATACCCATTCAGCGGTCATGTGTAAAAGTTGATTTCAACAAGTTCTTTAATTTTGCCATAAACATTTGAGCCCTTTCTGAAATATCACTGTTTTTCTAAAGAATGTTTTTCATGTAGAACCCTTATTTTTCTTTATGCTAAAGTGGATTTtgctgtgggggaaaacagaagAGTCGGGACCTGCAGCTTGCATCATGGCCTGGTAAATTTAAGAAAGGTAGTACATGAAAGTGTAAGTTACTGCTTTTACTGACTCTTATCACACCCCTAAAGATGTCAGATGCTGATGTATTCATTTAGCATCTAAATGAGTAttgaaaaagtcttgttttaatGTATGGTAACAAGACATTGAACGACTATGTTAAATCCATGTGTTTCATTTTGATTTAACTTTTTGGGGTGTTTTCTATAAGTTGCCCTGATTCGAGTTAAAGAAATGGCATGTTCTTGAAGGGTTATGGTTTCTTAATAATGCTCATCTATATGTTATATGTATTAAAATTCCAAAGACTATGCAGGCACATGGCTGCATCTgttctgaaaaaaaatgtaataaattttcaTTTGATAAATGCAAATTGCTTTGTGTCCTCTTAAGATATTAACTACACTCTCCTTCTCTTTTTAGACAGCAATTTCTTCGCTCTCTACAAGAGCCTTTTCTTGCCTCTGCAAGGTGGATAAAGAGTGGTGGTGGTTTCTCCCAGATATATTCAAGTGTATACTGCACAATTCCTTAATGGTACTGGTAATTCAgtaacctcaaaaaaaaaaaaaaaaaaaaaaagtacacctATTCTGCTTGGGTTCTTAATGTCCCAGTTTATGGCTGTGACTCTAGCAATGCAGATCAACCCAAGCTGTTCTGAAATGTATAACTATGCAGTCTAAATTGTTTTGTTCCTGTCCAGTACTTCATACTGGTGTCAGTGTAAATGGGCGGAAAAGACTTTCCAAAAGTCTCTTATGAACTATTGGGTCAATGCTGTTAATgtctgtgaaatcaaaatttacaatgtttagttTGCAAGTGCACTTTGGTTAATAATTGGTTTAAGTTAAtcccttaaaataaaaatgtttgttttggtaatcttcaaagtctgaccatttgcttccacgTTTGGAGTGGCACTTTTTATATTAGTTTGAGTGATGCAGACACAATATTTTTATCCACGCCCCTCTTGGAATTAGTTTGCTATTTGCTTGTTAAGTGAGACGTCACGCGAAGCTGCTTCTGGGTCCAAGTGCTCAATCAAACTGTATGTGGACACAAAAACAAAGTGACGTAATCCTTTCTAAAATTCAATGGCCAAAAAgtgattcaaaaaaaaaaaaactatatatatatatatatatatatatatatatatatatatatatatatatatatatatatacacacacacacacacacatatatatatatatatatatatacatatatatatatatatatatatatacacacactatataaATTGTTAAAAGATTGCCATCTGTAATGCAgaaagtccagagactgttgtgtacacgtaattttagatgaaattaattttaatttgtgatgttttgtgaatattttctcaattcaaatgtcAATTGGCTTGGACCTGGAAATTGTATTCAATATCTCACAACTTAACAATTGGATGAGGCAGTAATGTGCAAAAAGCGCCGCCACTGCCCCTCACTCAGTTTTCCATTTCGGATGAAAGTTCATAAGCTTACTGATAAGTCTCAATtacattttgaaacattttttgaagatagttttttttatacttaAACTTACATCATAGACATATCATATTAAAATAACTACCTGTTGGGAATTTGTTATTGTgataatttgattattttttttgtaacccATAAACCATTAACTTACTGAATTGAGATGAAATCGGATTTAGAAgtaatatgtttttataattgtttgcatttcagAACACTGGTTGATCGTTGTGGTAGGGGATTCAGAATTAAGACTCACTTTTAAAGTCTAgtaaatgttgaaaataatataCATGTACTTGTTTTTagtgattaattagttaactaTATCTAAATGCTTTAAATTAGATCATTTTAATTTGTACATTGGCAAAAGGCCTTTTTGTTTACACCACTTTTTATCCACTTCATTACCATTCACACAACAATGTAGATATTTAAGACAAAGCTCTAGTTCATGTTTAGTGTTATCAATTAAACTATTCGGGTAGGCTTTATATAGTGTTATAAGAAGTTTCAGTGTATTTCTAGTATTTAAAATTGTTACTTGAGGTTATTCTTTAGCATGTACAGCAAATTTCCCTTGTGAACCTTTTGGTAGTGAATAAAAGGCTATGGTGCACTGAATATGTTAAGAAGTTATCTTTATTTTCAGGggacaaagacaaaaacatgaTCAAATGACAGCACAATCCAATATGTCTGGGCCATGATGACCCATTTTTCgtaatttatttaacaacaaGACTTACAATGtacaaatatcaacagtaaatcTTAACCATTCAGCTGTTCGCTGTCAGAATCAGGCATTCTTAGCATTTTAAGGTAGATCTCAAAATGCCTAGAGCTCAAGAAGGTTCCAATGACACACTGCAGCACTAAAACAAAGGACATCTTCTTTACTACGGGTTTACTTAAATTCGTCCAGAAGCGTATTATGTTACCCTTCTCTGGCATTGGTGCACTGTTATACCTGGAAGACAATCAGATACCAATTTTAGTTTTGCATAAATGTTGTtgtaatgggctatatgcacagacTTAATTTTTGCCAGCTTCTGCTTCCGGTGAATTATAGAATTGCAATGTTTAAGGttggatttctttaaaaaaaaaaaaaaaaaagtgatcttcactgcctggtaGATATCATATAAAGTGGgtcaagaaacactgcattaaattgcattttccaccgatatgtttttaaaatatgaaagttTATTTAACCTCAGTATTTTCAAcagagtttctgcgctagcctgccggtACTGACGGCGCTAGCGGTTACACGgcctttcatctcgttttacacttgaacaactaaataaatgcttaggTCTGTTTAACTCAATGTATAATAATTACATTGCATTACaccattgatgctgtaaaaggaaccttatgaaatagaaaatagtttaaaaaattacatcagaagtttatcattggctgaaaaacattagCTGTGCATACAGCCCCACTGTAAGAATAGCAAGACATGTAGTGACACTGTACACTTACCTtgcagcaagaccagcattgacaGGTAAGGCCAGCAAAATTGGATAAATGCCACCCCCAACCACACCCACCAAAGCGCCTCTTATAAGCGCACAGGTTGGGCAGTTAAGGTCACCTATGATTACAATATGACATTCTTAATGATAAAAGGAAATCGTTTACCTTTTTGAAGTAGTGGTGTTTGAAGTtagaattgttattattttactttctgtCCATGCCAT
This window harbors:
- the tmem126a gene encoding transmembrane protein 126A, with translation MTDNSMTMRDASQGLTSSRMRIIEMLNKKFEKLPESDRKMLSRGPLYLAANAGIAGMVANSFYRRVLHVTQGLFTSSLPMAVLPFVTTAALYTATVTTPLLSGDLNCPTCALIRGALVGVVGGGIYPILLALPVNAGLAARYNSAPMPEKGNIIRFWTNLSKPVVKKMSFVLVLQCVIGTFLSSRHFEIYLKMLRMPDSDSEQLNG
- the crebzf gene encoding CREB/ATF bZIP transcription factor isoform X2; protein product: MITRKRGRSSINTNTTCSSTSHETVDASKTSSASETNTHTSPESDTNDWGLDDLLGSEFNWDLDKDMLEAFSSFESQTSVYNETIQSAELDVSASRMVQRSKLLDVSGRIINKNAIAARINRLKKKEYVSGLEQRVGSLTTENRVLKQENGNLNKRVEELENETRYLRAVLANESMLAQLLSRLSGVNGMKFSTSLFQEPNENDHDYAMPMKRVKVEDKETAGGVCLHVDKDHVSVEFCTKCAESSSLSHKIFLLGAWSAHAERPGHRTSMTAEIHVDFAVGENRRVGTCSLHHGLVNLRKTAISSLSTRAFSCLCKVDKEWWWFLPDIFKCILHNSLMVLVIQ
- the crebzf gene encoding CREB/ATF bZIP transcription factor isoform X1, with protein sequence MITRKRGRSSINTNTTCSSTSHETVDASKTSSASETNTHTSPESDTNDWGLDDLLGSEFNWDLDKDMLEAFSSFESQTSVYNETIQSAELDVSASRMVQRSKLLDVSGRIINKNAIAARINRLKKKEYVSGLEQRVGSLTTENRVLKQENGNLNKRVEELENETRYLRAVLANESMLAQLLSRLSGVNGMKFSTSLFQEPNENDHDYAMPMKRVKVEDKETAGGVCLHVDKDHVSVEFCTKCAESSSLSHKIFLLGAWSAHAERPGHRTSMTAEIHVDFAVGENRRVGTCSLHHGLVNLRKVVHESTAISSLSTRAFSCLCKVDKEWWWFLPDIFKCILHNSLMVLVIQ